In one Sphingomonas hankookensis genomic region, the following are encoded:
- the cobN gene encoding cobaltochelatase subunit CobN: MHVIFRETHGMEETAVPQDLGQEPADLVVLSFSDSDLGAFAAAWHQARAGDVAFPSLRLANLAALMHPLSVDTYVERTLSGAKAILIRLIGGTPYWSYGLQQVEALARSRGIALAVLPGDGWEDARLDAVSTVPVPALRELAQWCDAGGAGAAQAALAALSQLAGLIDAPARTCDPLPMAGGWHPGFGVVDPEAFVRDPARPLVLIVFYRSYLTAHDLDPFAALHTAFEQRGFDALSIFVPSLKAPQVREQVDRWVRGLGPVAIINATAFSARGEDGATPLDGAGVPVFQLALATSGRAGWAAASRGLSPADIAMHVVLPEIDGRVFAGIASFKEAGTRDPALGFARTIHRADAGRIEAITARVAGWIALAQTPVAERRVALVLSTYPGKAYQIAHAVGLDALASAEAILADLAEAGYATDAQAGLAALLECTHQHWPLAEYRKALAALPDTLRAELFAAWGEPEADAAAADGAFRFAALPIGNALVALQPERGERAHRDGDYHDLSRCPRHGYVAFYLWLRQRSVDALVHVGAHGTLEWLPGKSVALSDACWPEALTGAMPVIYPFIVNDPGEAAQAKRRISAVTIGHVPPPLVQTQSGAGLARIEALLDEFSNAGGLDPARRDRLQVNIRDEARVLGLEAELGLDDAATLVEAITRIDRFVCDVKDSQFGGGLHVFGRGDQGAAERAGLLAALDGRRVPPGPSGSPFRGRSDVLPTGRNLYAIDPRAVPSRAAHAQGVTLAEELIRRHLQDHGDYPRGLVLDLWGSATMRTAGEEFAMALHLLGAKPLWDTASERVTGIEILPLALLDRPRIDVTLRISGLFRDAFPALPILFGQAVRALCLRDEPADWNPFAGQAAAPRVYGPAPGSYGLGLGDAAEVYTEAARRAAGEAWLAASDHAFDAASDAIGTFADPDGLRQRVEGADAFVHLQDLPETDLLLAADYAAHEAGFAAAKALIGGSAALYHLDNRDPGRTVARTLTEEIARVVRARAAHPGWVAGMMRHGFRGGAELAATLDHMGAFAHLSGSVPPHLFDLYHDATLGQTDVRAFLERENPAALAAMEARFAALHAAGLWQTRRNSILASLPRLEDRA, from the coding sequence ATGCACGTCATTTTCCGCGAAACGCACGGGATGGAGGAAACCGCCGTCCCGCAGGATCTGGGGCAAGAGCCTGCGGATCTGGTGGTCCTGTCCTTTTCGGACAGCGACCTGGGCGCATTCGCGGCGGCATGGCATCAGGCCCGCGCGGGCGATGTGGCGTTCCCTTCGCTGCGGCTCGCCAATCTGGCGGCGCTGATGCATCCGCTGTCGGTCGACACGTATGTCGAGCGGACACTTTCGGGTGCAAAGGCGATCCTGATCCGGCTGATCGGCGGCACGCCCTATTGGAGCTACGGGCTGCAACAGGTCGAGGCGCTGGCCCGGTCGCGCGGCATCGCCCTGGCCGTGCTGCCCGGCGACGGCTGGGAGGACGCGCGGCTGGATGCGGTTTCGACCGTGCCGGTGCCTGCATTGCGCGAACTTGCGCAGTGGTGCGATGCTGGCGGTGCAGGGGCGGCGCAGGCGGCGCTTGCCGCGCTGTCGCAGCTGGCGGGGCTGATTGATGCCCCCGCCCGGACATGCGATCCGCTGCCGATGGCGGGAGGCTGGCATCCCGGCTTTGGCGTGGTCGATCCTGAAGCCTTTGTGCGCGATCCGGCAAGGCCGCTGGTCCTGATCGTGTTCTATCGTTCTTACCTGACCGCCCACGATCTGGACCCGTTTGCCGCCCTGCATACCGCGTTCGAGCAGCGCGGTTTCGATGCATTGTCGATCTTCGTCCCCTCGCTGAAAGCCCCGCAGGTGCGCGAACAGGTGGACCGCTGGGTGCGCGGACTTGGCCCGGTAGCGATCATCAACGCTACCGCTTTTTCCGCGCGGGGCGAGGACGGCGCCACCCCGCTTGATGGCGCGGGCGTTCCCGTGTTTCAGCTGGCGCTGGCCACGTCCGGGCGCGCGGGATGGGCGGCGGCGTCGCGCGGGCTTTCCCCCGCAGACATTGCCATGCATGTGGTGCTGCCCGAAATTGACGGGCGGGTGTTTGCAGGCATCGCCAGCTTCAAGGAGGCGGGGACGCGCGATCCCGCGCTTGGCTTTGCCCGTACCATCCATCGCGCCGATGCCGGCCGGATCGAAGCGATCACCGCGCGGGTAGCGGGCTGGATCGCACTTGCCCAAACGCCGGTTGCCGAGCGGCGGGTTGCGCTGGTCCTGTCGACTTATCCCGGCAAGGCATACCAGATCGCCCACGCCGTGGGGCTGGATGCGCTGGCTTCTGCCGAGGCGATCCTGGCCGATCTGGCCGAGGCGGGATATGCCACTGACGCGCAGGCCGGACTGGCAGCGCTCCTTGAATGCACACATCAGCACTGGCCGCTGGCAGAGTACCGCAAGGCGTTGGCAGCACTGCCCGATACCCTGCGCGCTGAACTTTTCGCCGCATGGGGCGAGCCGGAAGCCGATGCTGCCGCCGCCGATGGCGCGTTCCGTTTTGCCGCGCTGCCCATCGGCAACGCGCTGGTAGCCTTGCAGCCCGAACGCGGCGAGCGCGCCCATCGCGACGGCGACTATCACGACCTGTCCCGCTGCCCGCGCCATGGCTATGTGGCGTTCTACCTGTGGCTGCGCCAGCGAAGCGTGGACGCGCTGGTGCATGTCGGCGCACATGGCACACTGGAATGGCTGCCGGGCAAATCAGTCGCGCTGTCCGATGCTTGCTGGCCCGAGGCGCTGACCGGCGCGATGCCGGTGATCTATCCGTTCATCGTCAACGATCCCGGCGAAGCGGCGCAGGCCAAGCGCCGGATCAGCGCGGTTACGATCGGGCACGTTCCCCCGCCACTGGTGCAAACGCAAAGCGGTGCGGGGCTGGCCCGGATCGAGGCGCTGCTGGATGAATTCTCCAACGCTGGCGGGCTGGACCCGGCCCGCCGCGACCGTCTGCAAGTGAACATCCGCGACGAAGCGCGCGTGCTGGGACTTGAGGCGGAACTGGGCCTTGATGACGCGGCCACGCTGGTCGAGGCGATCACCCGGATCGACCGCTTCGTTTGCGATGTAAAGGACAGCCAGTTCGGTGGCGGGCTGCATGTGTTCGGGCGGGGAGATCAGGGCGCAGCCGAGCGGGCCGGATTGCTGGCGGCACTCGACGGACGCCGCGTTCCGCCCGGTCCCTCCGGCTCCCCCTTTCGCGGGCGCAGCGATGTGCTGCCAACCGGGCGAAACCTTTATGCGATAGACCCGCGCGCCGTGCCTTCACGCGCGGCCCATGCCCAAGGGGTGACACTGGCAGAGGAGCTGATCCGGCGGCATCTGCAGGATCACGGCGATTATCCGCGCGGGCTGGTGCTCGATCTGTGGGGATCGGCCACGATGCGCACGGCGGGCGAGGAATTCGCCATGGCGCTGCACCTGCTGGGCGCAAAGCCGCTGTGGGACACCGCGTCCGAACGGGTAACAGGCATCGAAATCCTGCCGCTGGCGCTGCTGGACCGGCCGCGTATCGATGTGACGTTGCGGATTTCCGGCCTGTTCCGCGATGCCTTTCCTGCGCTGCCGATACTGTTTGGCCAAGCGGTGCGCGCGCTGTGTTTGCGCGATGAACCGGCGGACTGGAACCCGTTTGCAGGGCAGGCTGCGGCACCGCGCGTCTATGGCCCGGCCCCCGGCAGCTATGGACTGGGTCTTGGCGATGCAGCCGAGGTCTATACTGAAGCGGCCCGGCGCGCTGCTGGTGAGGCATGGCTGGCGGCATCGGACCATGCGTTTGACGCAGCCTCCGATGCGATCGGAACCTTTGCCGATCCTGACGGCCTGCGCCAGCGTGTTGAAGGAGCGGACGCCTTTGTCCATCTTCAGGACTTGCCCGAAACCGATCTGCTGCTGGCCGCCGATTATGCCGCGCACGAGGCGGGCTTTGCCGCTGCCAAGGCGCTGATCGGTGGTTCGGCGGCGCTCTACCACCTCGACAATCGCGATCCGGGGCGCACCGTTGCGCGCACCCTGACCGAAGAGATCGCCCGCGTGGTCCGCGCCCGCGCGGCGCACCCAGGCTGGGTGGCGGGCATGATGCGGCACGGCTTTCGCGGGGGGGCAGAACTGGCCGCGACGCTGGACCATATGGGTGCCTTTGCGCACCTTTCAGGCAGCGTACCGCCGCATCTGTTCGACCTTTATCACGACGCGACACTGGGCCAGACCGATGTTCGCGCATTTCTTGAACGCGAGAATCCGGCTGCGCTGGCGGCGATGGAAGCCCGCTTTGCCGCGCTCCATGCCGCCGGGCTGTGGCAGACCCGGCGCAATTCCATCCTCGCCAGCCTGCCAAGGCTTGAGGACAGGGCATGA
- the cobW gene encoding cobalamin biosynthesis protein CobW, with protein MADLSKVPVTIITGFLGAGKTTLISHLIRNAGGRRLAVVVNEFGSLGVDGQILESCAIPDCPAENIVELANGCICCTVADDFIPTVEKLLALDPRPDHILIETSGLALPKPLLKAFDWPAIRSRITVDGVLALADAEAVAAGRFAPDVAALDAQRAADPSIDHETPLSEVFEDQLACADMILLTKVDLAGPEGVAAARAIIAAELSRPVPVIELTEGVVDPRVILGLDAAAEDDIAARPSHHDGDDDHEHDDFDSTVIAWGEIADPAVLVARIETLARDHHILRVKGYAAVAGKPMRLLVQAVGARVRHQYDRPWRPDEPRRTTLVAIAEHDHVDADAIRAVLLA; from the coding sequence GTGGCCGACCTGTCAAAGGTGCCTGTCACCATCATTACGGGCTTTCTGGGCGCGGGGAAAACCACGCTCATCAGCCATTTGATCCGCAATGCGGGCGGGCGCAGGCTGGCGGTGGTGGTCAACGAATTCGGCTCGCTGGGCGTGGATGGCCAGATTCTGGAATCTTGCGCCATTCCGGATTGCCCGGCGGAAAACATCGTAGAACTGGCCAATGGCTGCATCTGCTGCACCGTGGCGGATGACTTCATCCCCACGGTGGAAAAGCTGCTGGCGCTTGATCCGCGCCCGGATCACATCCTGATCGAGACATCGGGTCTGGCCTTGCCCAAGCCGCTGCTCAAGGCGTTTGACTGGCCCGCGATTCGTAGCCGGATCACCGTGGACGGTGTGCTGGCGCTGGCCGATGCCGAAGCGGTGGCGGCAGGCCGGTTCGCGCCCGATGTGGCCGCGCTTGACGCCCAGCGCGCCGCCGATCCCAGCATCGATCATGAGACGCCGCTTTCGGAAGTGTTCGAGGACCAGCTTGCCTGCGCCGACATGATTCTGCTGACCAAGGTTGATCTGGCAGGTCCGGAAGGTGTCGCCGCAGCGCGCGCGATCATCGCGGCGGAGCTTAGTCGCCCGGTTCCGGTGATCGAACTGACCGAAGGCGTGGTCGATCCGCGCGTGATTCTGGGCCTTGATGCCGCTGCCGAGGACGACATCGCCGCGCGCCCATCGCACCATGATGGAGATGACGACCACGAGCACGACGACTTTGACAGCACCGTCATCGCATGGGGCGAGATCGCCGATCCGGCAGTGCTTGTGGCGCGGATCGAAACGCTGGCGCGCGATCACCATATCCTGCGCGTGAAGGGCTATGCCGCCGTTGCGGGCAAGCCGATGCGGCTGCTGGTGCAGGCGGTAGGCGCGCGGGTGCGCCACCAGTACGACCGCCCGTGGCGGCCTGACGAGCCGCGCCGCACCACGCTGGTCGCCATTGCCGAGCACGATCATGTCGATGCAGACGCCATTCGCGCGGTGCTGCTGGCGTAA
- a CDS encoding HoxN/HupN/NixA family nickel/cobalt transporter has translation MPLTKTLPSLSLRRRIGALFAGLIAANIGVWVWAFSLFHAQPLMLGTAVLAWGLGLRHAVDADHIAAIDNVTRKLMQDGQRPVSVGFWFAIGHSGIIAIASIIIAVTASALSQFGAFKEIGGVIATVISALFLFTIAGMNLVILRSVWRTFAHVRAGGSYAEDDLDLLLGGRGLLSRLFRPMFRLVNKSWHMAPLGFLFGLGFDTATEVAILGMSASQAADGLSIGTILVLPALFAVGMALIDTADGVVMLGAYEWAFVKPIRKLYYNITITLISAIVAIVIGGIETLALIGDKLALTGRPWRVAAELGENFNGLGFAIIGLFVFCWLASYAIYRWKRFDEIEVSVVA, from the coding sequence ATGCCCCTCACGAAGACACTGCCGTCCCTGTCTCTGCGCCGACGAATTGGTGCCTTGTTTGCCGGATTGATCGCCGCCAACATTGGCGTCTGGGTCTGGGCATTCAGCCTGTTTCATGCACAGCCGTTGATGCTCGGCACCGCCGTGCTTGCCTGGGGGCTGGGCCTGCGTCACGCGGTTGATGCCGATCATATTGCGGCGATCGACAATGTGACCCGCAAGCTGATGCAGGACGGGCAGCGTCCGGTTTCGGTCGGATTCTGGTTCGCGATCGGGCATTCCGGAATCATTGCCATAGCATCGATCATCATTGCGGTGACGGCCAGCGCGCTGTCGCAGTTTGGCGCTTTCAAGGAAATCGGTGGCGTGATTGCAACCGTGATTTCCGCGCTTTTCCTGTTCACGATCGCCGGCATGAACCTGGTCATCCTGCGCTCTGTCTGGCGGACTTTTGCCCATGTTCGTGCAGGCGGCAGCTATGCCGAGGACGATCTTGATCTGCTATTGGGTGGGCGCGGTCTGCTTTCCAGACTGTTCAGGCCGATGTTCCGCCTCGTGAACAAAAGCTGGCATATGGCCCCGCTGGGGTTTCTGTTCGGGCTTGGGTTCGATACAGCAACCGAAGTTGCCATTCTGGGCATGTCGGCCAGCCAGGCCGCCGATGGCCTGTCGATCGGGACAATCCTGGTCCTGCCCGCCCTGTTCGCGGTCGGTATGGCCCTCATCGATACGGCGGACGGCGTGGTGATGCTGGGCGCTTATGAATGGGCCTTCGTGAAGCCGATCCGCAAGCTCTACTACAACATCACCATTACCCTGATCTCGGCCATCGTGGCGATTGTCATTGGTGGAATCGAAACGCTGGCCCTGATTGGCGACAAGCTGGCCCTTACGGGTAGGCCATGGCGGGTCGCCGCTGAACTGGGCGAAAATTTCAATGGTCTGGGCTTCGCCATCATCGGTCTTTTCGTGTTCTGCTGGCTGGCGAGTTACGCGATCTATCGCTGGAAGCGGTTCGATGAAATCGAGGTTTCGGTCGTTGCCTGA